In a genomic window of Numenius arquata chromosome 5, bNumArq3.hap1.1, whole genome shotgun sequence:
- the LOC141464319 gene encoding UDP-glucuronosyltransferase 2A2-like isoform X2, producing MMGSRFLWLLWAYACCWSAGFCGKVVVWPTDASHWINVKVLLEELVLRGHEVTVLVPSSNLLINYQDPSSPFTFEVLQVPFTQKTLDSIMEDFLNFWMNEISNLFPWEIMWRMKKDLDVFTNMSKQTCDTLVMNPQLIAKLQQAKFDVLIADPLAIGGELVAEILAIPFVYSFRFSAANVAERLCGGLPSPPSYVPASTVELTDRMSFGERLQNFLFYFYMDLFFLKFWQDELDGYYSNVLGRPTTLCETMGKAEIWLIRTYWDFEFPRPFLPNFEFVGGLHCQPAKPLPKEMEEFVQSSGEHGIVVFSLGSMVYNLTDEKSNMIARALSQLPQKVIWRYKGKKPETLGSNTRIYDWIPQNDLLGHPLTKAFITHGGTNGIYEAIYHGIPMVGIPLFADQYDNIAHMRAKGAAVGLDFSTLKTQDIVDALNTVINNSTYKENALRLSKIHHDQPVKPLDRAVFWIEFVMRHKGAKHLRPAAHHLTWYQYHCLDVLAFLFTCAAIAIFILVKCCLFCCRRCGRIAKKKKE from the exons ATGATGGGGTCAAGGTTCCTCTGGCTGCTCTGGGCCTATGCATGCTGCTGGAGTGCTGGCTTTTGTGGGAAGGTGGTGGTCTGGCCCACCGATGCAAGTCACTGGATCAATGTGAAAGTGCTGCTGGAAGAACTTGTTCTCCGGGGTCATGAAGTGACTGTGCTGGTGCCCTCAAGCAATCTGCTCATCAACTACCAagacccctcctcccccttcaccTTTGAGGTCTTGCAAGTCCCCTTTACCCAGAAGACCCTGGATAGCATCATGGAAGACTTCCTCAATTTCTGGATGAATGAGATCTCTAATCTCTTCCCCTGGGAGATCATGTGGAGGATGAAAAAGGACCTGGACGTCTTTACCAATATGTCAAAGCAGACCTGTGACACCTTGGTGATGAATCCTCAGCTGATAGCAAAGCTGCAGCAGGCCAAGTTTGATGTTCTGATCGCTGACCCCCTCGCTATAGGTGGGGAGCTTGTAGCAGAAATCCTTGCAATCCCCTTTGTCTACAGCTTCCGCTTCTCTGCTGCGAATGTGGCAGAGCGGCTGTGTGGTGGGCTCCCATCCCCACCTTCTTACGTGCCTGCTAGCACAGTGGAGCTGACAGACCGTATGTCCTTTGGGGAAAGACTACAGAACTTCCTCTTTTACTTttacatggatttatttttcttgaagttttgGCAAGATGAATTGGATGGGTACTACAGTAATGTTCTAG GAAGGCCCACAACCCTGTGTGAGACGATGGGGAAAGCGGAGATATGGTTAATCAGAACATACTGGGACTTTGAATTTCCACGCCCTTTCCTGCCCAACTTTGAGTTTGTTGGAGGACTTCACTGCCAGCCTGCAAAGCCGTTACCAAAG GAAATGGAAGAATTTGTTCAGAGCTCAGGGGAACACGGCATCGTGGTATTCTCTCTGGGGTCGATGGTCTACAACCTAACTGATGAAAAAAGCAATATGATTGCCAGAGCCCTCAGCCAGCTTCCACAAAAG GTCATCTGGCggtacaaagggaaaaaaccagaaACTCTGGGCTCCAACACCAGGATTTATGACTGGATACCCCAAAATGATCTGCTTG GCCATCCCTTGACGAAGGCCTTTATTACTCATGGTGGGACCAATGGGATCTATGAGGCCATCTACCATGGGATCCCGATGGTTGGGATTCCCCTGTTTGCCGACCAGTATGACAACATTGCTCATATGAGGGCAAAGGGAGCTGCAGTTGGGCTGGATTTCAGCACACTGAAGACGCAGGACATAGTTGATGCACTGAATACAGTCATTAACAATTCCAC ctATAAGGAAAATGCTCTAAGGTTATCCAAGATACACCACGACCAGCCAGTTAAGCCTCTGGACAGAGCTGTCTTCTGGATTGAATTTGTCATGCGTCACAAAGGAGCAAAGCACTTGAGACCAGCTGCTCACCATCTCACCTGGTACCAGTACCACTGCCTGGATGTTCTGGCATTCTTGTTCACCTGTGCAGCCATTGCTATCTTCATTCTTGTCAAGTGCTGCTTATTTTGCTGTAGGAGATGTGGCAGGAttgcaaagaagaagaaagaatag
- the LOC141464319 gene encoding UDP-glucuronosyltransferase 2A2-like isoform X1: protein MATKASGSKKYLQLLLFKVTLLGPVFCGNVLVWPAEGSHWLNMKIVIQELIHRGHSVTVLVSNASLFIKPRAEAPEKFEVYNVPFKKDTVENMITDVVALWLNNRPTTLTFWQFYKELGKLSENWHQMNRIMCNAVFTNRELMARLQGSSYDLLLSDPVTFCGDLLALKLAIPFIYSLRFSPAFTVERHCGKIPAPPSYTPAALSELTDCMSFSERIKNVVSYHLQDYVFQSYWGKWDIYYSKVLGRPTTLCETMGKAEIWLIRTYWDFEFPRPFLPNFEFVGGLHCQPAKPLPKEMEEFVQSSGEHGIVVFSLGSMVYNLTDEKSNMIARALSQLPQKVIWRYKGKKPETLGSNTRIYDWIPQNDLLGHPLTKAFITHGGTNGIYEAIYHGIPMVGIPLFADQYDNIAHMRAKGAAVGLDFSTLKTQDIVDALNTVINNSTYKENALRLSKIHHDQPVKPLDRAVFWIEFVMRHKGAKHLRPAAHHLTWYQYHCLDVLAFLFTCAAIAIFILVKCCLFCCRRCGRIAKKKKE from the exons ATGGCCACAAAAGCCTCTGGCTCTAAGAAATACCTCCAGCTGCTCCTTTTTAAGGTCACTCTTCTAGGGCCTGTCTTCTGCGGGAACGTGTTGGTCTGGCCAGCGGAAGGCAGCCACTGGCTGAACATGAAGATAGTTATACAGGAGCTCATCCACCGTGGGCACAGCGTTACTGTCCTGGTATCCAACGCTTCCCTCTTCATTAAACCCAGGGCTGAGGCCCCAGAGAAGTTTGAGGTCTATAATGTGCCCTTCAAGAAAGATACGGTTGAGAACATGATCACGGATGTAGTGGCACTGTGGCTGAATAACAGGCCAACAACCTTGACCTTCTGGCAGTTTTACAAGGAGCTGGGAAAACTGTCCGAAAACTGGCACCAGATGAACAGGATAATGTGCAACGCAGTGTTCACCAACCGAGAGCTGATGGCCCGCTTGCAGGGGTCTAGCTATGACCTGCTGCTGTCAGACCCGGTGACCTTCTGCGGGGACCTCCTGGCTCTCAAGTTGGCCATCCCCTTCATCTACTCACTGCGCTTCTCCCCAGCCTTCACCGTGGAGAGGCACTGTGGCAAGATCCCAGCCCCACCATCCTACACGCCCGCAGCCCTGTCTGAGCTCACTGACTGCATGTCCTTCAGCGAGAGAATAAAAAACGTCGTGTCTTACCACCTGCAAGACTATGTTTTCCAGAGCTACTGGGGAAAATGGGACATCTACTATAGCAAAGTCTTAG GAAGGCCCACAACCCTGTGTGAGACGATGGGGAAAGCGGAGATATGGTTAATCAGAACATACTGGGACTTTGAATTTCCACGCCCTTTCCTGCCCAACTTTGAGTTTGTTGGAGGACTTCACTGCCAGCCTGCAAAGCCGTTACCAAAG GAAATGGAAGAATTTGTTCAGAGCTCAGGGGAACACGGCATCGTGGTATTCTCTCTGGGGTCGATGGTCTACAACCTAACTGATGAAAAAAGCAATATGATTGCCAGAGCCCTCAGCCAGCTTCCACAAAAG GTCATCTGGCggtacaaagggaaaaaaccagaaACTCTGGGCTCCAACACCAGGATTTATGACTGGATACCCCAAAATGATCTGCTTG GCCATCCCTTGACGAAGGCCTTTATTACTCATGGTGGGACCAATGGGATCTATGAGGCCATCTACCATGGGATCCCGATGGTTGGGATTCCCCTGTTTGCCGACCAGTATGACAACATTGCTCATATGAGGGCAAAGGGAGCTGCAGTTGGGCTGGATTTCAGCACACTGAAGACGCAGGACATAGTTGATGCACTGAATACAGTCATTAACAATTCCAC ctATAAGGAAAATGCTCTAAGGTTATCCAAGATACACCACGACCAGCCAGTTAAGCCTCTGGACAGAGCTGTCTTCTGGATTGAATTTGTCATGCGTCACAAAGGAGCAAAGCACTTGAGACCAGCTGCTCACCATCTCACCTGGTACCAGTACCACTGCCTGGATGTTCTGGCATTCTTGTTCACCTGTGCAGCCATTGCTATCTTCATTCTTGTCAAGTGCTGCTTATTTTGCTGTAGGAGATGTGGCAGGAttgcaaagaagaagaaagaatag